The genomic stretch TACTGGTTTACAAACTGCTGTTACTGTACTTCATAAACCTGTAATCTGCTGTATCTTATTTCCTGGAAGTCCCTAATCCGCGAGAAGTCCCACGTCTAACCCGATAGGGCAGCGTGGGATGAAAGCGGATTAAGCTAGAACATACCTTCATTTAGTAAAGTTTAAAATAGCGTCAGTAATATTCTTGGGAAAATTGTACTTTTGTTGCAATTTATCCTTACCCTTGAGCCAGAAATTTTTCCTCTCTTCAAAAGACATATTTACAGCACGAGTGATAGTTTGAGCAAACTGACTGGTATTTTGAACATCAACTAAAAAACCATCTTCACCTTGATTAATTAATTCCTGTAAACCATCTGCTTCCGAACAAATCAGCACTGGTTCGTTATCATTACACCAATGTCTAACTTCTAAAGGAATCATACCAAAAGGTTCCGCTAGGGATGGCACAACCACTGCTTTTACGTTTGGTAATCGGAAAATTGCTCTTAGTTCTTGTTGAGGAATAAGAATGAATTGATAGATAACTTTACCACGAACTTGTAGCTCCTCAAATAGTTCCATAATCTCCTGGGAACTACGTTCATTTTTATAGGTACCATAGCTTGTAATTAGAAGTATAAGTTCAGCTTTGTGATTCTTTTGAGATTCAGCAAATGCTCTAACTAAATACTGAAAACCTTTGTATATTGTAGCTCTGCCAGTAGCAAAGACAATATCTTTATCCGTTGGTAATCCGTATTTATTAATTATTTCTTGAGGATTAGGGCTAGTTAAATTTTCAAATAAAGGTAAGCCATTAGTTAAAGGAACTAAACTCTCTAAAGATGCATGATAGTCAGTAATTAAATGATTTTTCATGAAATCATTTATGTAGCCTACAAAACATTCTTTATAAGTGTTGGCATCAATTATGGCTTGCTTTTCCCAGTTATACCTAATTTCATCTTTCTTTGTCTGATGAATTAATCCTGTACTGTGAGGAACCCAAATAACAATGGGTTTATTACCTTTGAATTTGGATAATTGCTGAAACAGAAAAGAACTTACACCACAGTATGTCGTATCATTAGTGAATACAATATTTAACTCATGTTTTTGAAAGTAATTGATAATGATATTTGCTGCACCTATTGATGTTGCTTTCCACTGCTCAATATCAACAAACGGCTCATCACCTTTAGTTCCATTCAGTTGATATAGAACATCCCCTGATAGTGATTTGCATATATGTTGCGTTTGCTCCAGCATTTCTGGACGATACCAAGGAGATTCTGAATCGTAAAATGGTGTAGCAGCATAGAATACTGTCTCAAAACCATACTCTTGTAAATACTCAGCAACGACCGGCATTGAGTGAATAAAATGTCTGGTAACAGTACCTACACCACAATACCAGCTAGCGATGCCATCGTAAGAAAAAAGATAAATAGCTATCTGCTTAGGTTGGTTCACTTATGAAGAATTTCCTTTGATAAATTATTTCTGCTCAAATATAGCGTTTCCTAGGCTGCTGAGGTATAGCTAGACCTCAGATATACGCCCGTGAGTAGCATTGCAACAGGAATGTACGCGGCGCAAGATGCTTACTTTACCTGAATTTAAACCGTCGCCCTTTAAGGTGTCAATTCTTATGATAAGAATCTTTATCACACGAAAAATGCACTCTTGCCTTAACAAGCAGTGATAATGAGTCATTAGACTTGTCCGAAAATTTGCAAAGCGCTCTAGTAGTCTGTCAAGAAATAATTGAAGGATAAAGTCGTTTAAGTTTAATGCGTGCATCCGCCGTAGTAAACTGCCTTTTCCCCTGTGCGATCGCGTTGATTTCTTCGCAGTACACACGCGCGGCAACCGAGTTGACTAAAGTCATCTTGTCCGGGATACGTCTATCGAGACAAACACATCGCTAAAACACTCAACTGGCTTTGGCAGGCTCAAAAATGCTTTTCACGCCCTTTTTCTCATGTTTTTGCCTACAAATGCAAATCGAAGCTGTTTTAATAATTAGCGAATGCGTGGGCAACGCCTGCTTTGAACGCGATCGCGCTCAAAGCATCGATCAACTAATAGCCTCATTTATTTAGTGATTTCTGTCACTAATAAAACATTGTGTTCCTCCTTCCAAACATGTCCCCTTGGTTTGTAGAACCGTAATGCCCCATGTAACATTTATGCTTTATAATCAGGGGACATGTCTTTCTCAATTTACCCTGAGTGGCAGAATTATTACCTACAAGTTTGCTAAAATAAGCAAAAAAAGGTGATTATAATTAAGATTATGTTTACCTAGTATGTATAGTAGCTGATTAGCTCAATTGTATTGAGTATTTTTTTCTACTAATAATTAGAAAAAGAAGGTATTTGGAAAATGGCTATTGCTGATAAGGATAAAATTCTTCAAACAAGGATAGGTAAGATTCTTGAAATTGTTGGAGAAAAATATGATAACGGCGATCCAGGTCATGATATTTCTCATGTACTTCGGGTTATGCGGATGTGTGAATTTATTGGAGAGCAAGAGTCTGTTAACTTGTCTATTCTAGTTCCGGCAGCTTTGTTGCATGACGTAGTAAATATTCCAAAAGATCATCCAGACAGACTCAAAGCAAGTAAGATGGCAGCAGAAGAAGCCGAGAAAATACTTGAGGTGAGTGGGTACGATAGATTATCAGTATTACAGATTTGTGACATCATCGTGGAACACAGTTATTCCCTAGCTAAAACTCCTTCTAGCCTTGAATCAGCAATCCTACAAGATGCTGACAAGTTAGATGCACTGGGAGCCATAGGAGTGTTGAGAATGGTAACATGTGGATGTCGTCTTGGGGCTGCTTACTACGACATTAGTGAGCCATTTGTCATAGCACGAGAATTAAATGACCGAGCCTTCACCATAGATCACTTATTTGTAAAACTCCTAAAGCTTCCAGAAACAATGAATACTCGTTTAGGAAGAATTGAAGCGCAAAAACGAGTTAAATTCATGGAATCTTTCCTTGAACAGCTAAAAAAAGAAATCGTCGTGTCGAGTACAAAATTAACCGATGTCTTAGTGGAATACAAACAAAACAGAAGATAAAAAAGAGTATAAGGCATTGATTAGGTCGAGGGGGGAGTAACGCGATTTGGTGAGGTCAGGTTAAAAAACAAGCGCTCGCTAAAAACTAGTTTCAGGAAGTTTAGTATATTTATTAAGGATAATTCAGTATTAATACTGCTTGAAATTTGCTTGCGATTTTAATATCTGAACATAACTCGTTTTTTTGTCCAAAAAAAAAGGTAGGATTCCTTTGGAGTAAAGGTTTTGATATCTGACATCAAAACAAAAACAGGGAATGCCTACAATGAAAAATAATATATATTCTGCTTTTGATTTAAACAAATCATTGGTGTTTCCATCTTTAATTCGTTTATCAAGCCTAGAAGTGCTTGATAATTTTATACTTGAATTCCAGCTTTAATTGATTATCTGCCATAATTCATACTAAGTATAAAATGCTTGTTACAGATATTTTTTAAAATAATCGTCTATAAATGTATAACTTCTGGCAGTTGTTGAAACTAGTGTAAAATGTGGATTTGAACGAAATCGCATATTCGCATACATTTATGGAAATCCTATTATGACAAAGGTTAAAATATCATGACAAATCAAAATCAATCTTGGAATCTTCACGAACGATTGGAGAAGTATCCAGGATACAGAGGTATGCACGTCTCCACATTTGCGAATCGGCAAGTTGTCGAATACAATCCGGAAGTTGGCATCAGCGATTTTGTTAACACCGCATACGCGATTCGATGCGAATATGATGAGCAAAAAGATGCTGCAAAGAAACTGGCAGAACTGCTGCAAGATTCCCAAGCTAGTAAAATAGAAGCATTAGTTTTCGGAATGTGGCATGAAGAAATGTATGCTCACAGTTCTCAGCTTGTAGTTGATGCTTTAGTTGCTGCAAAAGATAAACTAACTAATTTGAAAGCTTTATTTATAGGAGATGTTTCTTACGATGAAAGTGAAATTTCTTGGATAATACAAAGTGACATCAGCCCGATTTTAGAAGTGTATTCAAAACTTGAAGTATTGCAAATTCGCGGTGGCGATAGTTTAAAATTTAGCCCTTTTGTCAGACATGATAATTTAAAAGCACTGATTATTGAAACTGGTGGCTTGAGTAGTGCAACCATTGCCCAAATTTGCGCTTTGGATTTGCCTCAATTACAGCATTTGGAATTATGGCTGGGTTCAGATAATTACGGTGGAGATTCCACAATTGAAAACTTAAATCCAATTTTAGTTAATGTAGTATTTGCTAACTTGATTTATTTGGGCTTGCGAAATAGCCAATACTCTGATGATATTGCTCAAGCTGTTATAAACTCACCTTTAATTAACTCAATTAAAATTCTTGATTTATCATTAGGAACTTTGAGTGATGCCGGCGCTGAAGTGTTGCTCAATTGTTTCGCTGTTCGTCAAGTTAATATTCTCAATCTTTCAGATAATTTCTTATCAGAAAAAATGATAGCATCTGTGCAAGTAAAACAGGATGATATGCAGGTTCGCATCATCACTGATGGGCAAAAACAAGCAGAAGATTATGATGATGATGAAGTTTATCGTTATTGCTCTGTTGCCGAGTAATATAAATGCTGAATGTCATCATCGCTAACCCGGAAAATCGGCGGATTAATTTATTTCAACAAGCGCTTAAAAATCTCAATTTACCACCTGCAATTGTCGTAAATTATGCAGATTTAATTGCCGGAAAAACTCTCGAACATTTTAATACACCCGACATTATCATCCGTTTTGATTCCCCTGAAAAAAACTTTGAAGTTGAGAAAGCCATCATTGCTGTTGGTGCTGAAATTGCAGCAGGTAAACATCAACAAATTAATTCTGTCGAAGCTGCGAAATTAGTCTTTGATAAAGGACGCATTCTCTATCCCCGACAATGGTATTTAGGCTGGCAATATTTACTTCAACAATGGGAAAAGCAACTCAAATGCTCAATTATGAATCATCCGCAAGACATCGCAACGATGTTTGATAAACCGTTGTGTCATGAAATATTCAGTCGTCATAATATCCCGGTTCCGCGTTCTTTGGGTATGATTGAAAACTATGAACATTTACGCGAACACATGCAGCAGCAAAAGTTAGAGCGAGTATTTATCAAACTTTCCCACGCTTCCGCTGCCTCTGGAGTCGTTGCCTATCAAGCTAATTCGCGCTTTGAGTCTGCTATCACTACGGTGGAACGAGTGCATAAAAACGGGCAAACACTGCTTTACAACTCGCGTAAAATTCGTAACTATACCAAAAGAGAAGATATTGCCGATATTATTAACATTTTAACGGCTGAAGGCGTTCAAGTTGAAGAATGGCTCCCCAAAGCACGCTTGCAAGGATGCGGTTTTGATTTGCGTGTGGTGGTTATCAAGGGTGAAGCGCAGCATATCGTTGTCAGGTTGGGAAAAAGCCCGATGACGAATTTACATCTTGGTAATGAAAGAGGAGATAATGAGGAATTTTTTGCGAAAGTTAAAGTTGAAAATTGGCAGGTGATGAAGCAAAGTTGCGAAGCTGTGGCAGGGTTGTTTCCTAAGAGTTTATATTGCGGTGTTGATTTGTTGATTTTACCTGATTGGAAAAATCATGTAATTTTGGAAGTTAATGCTTTTGGTGATTTATTACCTGGGATTAGTTGGAATGGAATGGATACTTATGCGAGTGAAATCAAGGCGATTTTTTCTAGTTTTCTGTTTTAGATAGGGAATGAGAAAATGAGAATAAGAGAGCGCTAAAGCGCTCACTACGAAATACTTCTATGCTGAATATGAATCAAGTTGTCGGTACATACGATATTCTTTTTATTACTTTAGATACTTTGCGTTATGATGTTGCAAAAGATTTATTTGTAAAGGGACGCACTCCTAATTTAGCGGCAGTTTTACCCGAAAGTGGTTGGGAAAAACGTCATTCTCCGGGAAGCTTCACTTATGCTGCTCATCATGCTTTTTTTGCGGGTTTTCTACCTACTCCTGTAAAACCTGGAGTACATCCAAGATTATTTGCTTTGGGTTTTGAGGGTAGTATGACTACTACTGAATGTAGTTGTGTGCTGGATGGTGCTAATATTATCAGTGGATTTGCGGCTAAAGGTTATCATACTGTGTGTATTGGTGGTGTCGGCTTTTTTAACAAACGAAATCCTTTGGGTAATGTGCTTCCTTCAATGTTTGCTGAGAGTTACTGGAGTCCGGAGTTAGGTGTCACCAATTTTAACTCTACAGAAAATCAGGTAGCGATCGCCCAAAAAATCCTCACACAAACCCCGAAAAATCAACGCTTATTTTTATTCATCAATATCTCAGCTTTGCATCAACCGAATTATTTCTACCTCCATGATGCTAAAAAAGATACTATCGAGTCTCACGCTGCCGCCTTAGAATATATCGACAGTCAGTTAGGTAAACTATGGGATGCATTACGGCAAAGGGCTTCTACGTTTTGTATCCTTTGCTCTGACCACGGAACAACCTATGGTGATGATGGATACACGGGTCATCGTCTCAGCCATCCAGCAGTGTGGACGGTTCCTTATGCGGAGTTTATTTTGGGTAATGAGGATTGTAGAAGTTTATCAAAAAAAGGGAATCTTAAGTGCAGAATTTAAATTTTGATAGTACAGGATAGTAAATCAATGACAGATTGTTCCAATTCAGCCCCAGTTCGTTTGAGGATATATCTAAAACAGAATCGTAACTATCAAATTTTTATTGGTTATCCTTTGGCAAAACCTACTCAATGGATAAAAATTTGAAATTTTAATCACATAGAATTGTCAGGTGTAAAGGAGAGTTTTTGTATAGATGATGTACGTTCTTTTATTATTGCATACCCAAGTGGTGAGCTATTAGATGGGGAGCTAGTATTTTACCCGCTTCCAGAAGAAATATTCTATATTAAAAACGAAAAAATAAAATCAGAAATTATTATTCCGGAAAATCTTGAAGATGGAAACCAACTTTTAAAAGTTTTACACAAAAAAGAAGCAAATGAGCAGAGAAAAGGTTATTACTCTACAAGTTTAATAAACCTTTGTCAAAAACAAATTAGGGTAAAAAAATTTGCTGGTTACAGTCAACATTATGGAATGTATGTTCTAAGCACTATTACAGGTGGTTATTTCACCGCACAAAATTTCCGAGAATGGTATGGTCTTGATGAAGATGGCTGGATAAAACCAGGACAAATAGTAACAGACCAAAATAATTATAGTGGTAGCAAGTGTTATTGGGTTTACTTTTGTGTAACTGAGAGCGGCAAAGAATTCGTAGCAGGAGCAGAATTTATAGAAATAAACCCCTGGTGGAAGTTTTGGTAATCTATAATTCAAAAGCAAAAATTAAATTATAATTTTCAATTTTTAACAAAACTGATTTACATGATTACAACCAAACTCGAAAATCTCAAATCTTTTATCGAGCGATCGCCTTATCAAGCTTACGTCTACTCATACCCGCATAAGACAGCTTATCGTCCTCTCACTCCGCCTGTCAAACTCGCAGATTTATGGTCAAAGCAAGATAGACAAGCGCTGTTTCTCTATATCCACATCCCTTTCTGCGAAATGCGTTGCGGATTTTGCAATTTGTTTACCACCGTCACCCATAACGAAGATTTTGTTAGTCAATATGTTCGCACCGTTGAGCGACAAGCGCGACAAGTAAAATCATTGTTAGGTGAAGTGACTTTTGCTAGATTTGCTCTTGGTGGCGGTACACCAACTCAGTTACCAATTAACCATTTGGAAACAATTCTTAATGTTGCATCAGAAACGATGGGTGCAAATTTGCAGAATATTCCCGTTTCTGTAGAGATGTCGCCAGAGACGGCAGACAAAGATAAACTAGAATTGTTGCGATCGCGTGGCGTAGATAGAGCAAGCATTGGTGTCCAAAGTTTCATCGAGTCAGAAGTACTCGCAACCGGTCGCCGTCAAACCACCGCGCAAGTAGAAGCCGCACTAAATCGGATGTGCGAGATTGGATTTCCCACAATTAACATAGATTTAATTTACGGACTTCCCGGACAAACTGTAGATAGCTGGTTGTATTCGATACGTGCGGCTTTGCGCTTTCAGCCGAAGGAAATTTACTTATATCCCTTGTATGTGCGACCGTTGACAGGTTTGGGACGCTCAGATAAAGAATGGGATGATATACGTTTAGCATGTTATCGCAAAGGGCGATCGCTCCTGCTGTCATCTGGATATACTCAAGTTTCCATGCGAATGTTCCGACGCGAGGGAGAAGGAGGACAAGTGAGACAAGGGGACAAGGGGACAAGGGGACAAGGGGGAATTTCTCCCCATCCCCCTATCCCCCCATCCCCCACTCCCGTATACAGCTGTCAAGCAGATGGAATGGTCGGTTTAGGTTGTGGGGCACGTTCTTACACGGATACGTTGCACTACTCTAACGACTATGCTGTGAATTCTAGGGAAATTCGCGATATTTTGCAAGCGTATATTCAAACACCTGATGAAGTTTTCGAGTATGCTAATTATGGCTTTCAACTTGATGCTGAAGAACGCCGTCGTCGCTACATTTTATTATCTTTGCTTTCCGATGAAGGATTAAATCTTGCTGACTATCAAAATCAGTTTGGGACAGATGTAATTGGATTTCCAGAACTTTCGCAATTGCTATCTTTGAATTTGGCGACACAAGATGAACAAATCTTGCGTTTAACAGAAGTTGGTATTGAGAAATCTGATGTAATTGGCGCTTGGTTGTTTTCAGAACAAGTGAACCAATTAATGCACAGTTATGAGTTGAAATAGCTAGGTAACATAGCAGTCTCTCTTTTTTTCTTCTCTTCGAGACGCTTCGCGAAGGCACTCTTGGCGTCTTGGCGGTTCGTATAAAGATTTTAACGAACCGCCAAGACGCCAAGGACACCAAGGTAAGAAACAAATAGAGAATCTCACAACTCAAATACAACCTTTTAAGTTTTTAATTTACCATGCACCTGACAATTCTCTATCGCGGTTCTTTGATAAGTTGTAACTACGGCTGCGAATATTGTCCCTTTGCGAAAAGCCAACAAACAGCCGCTGAATTAGCTATTGATAAACAAGAATTAGAACGTTTTTTAAATTGGATTGCTGAAAATTCACAACATAAATTCTCAATTTTATTCACACCTTGGGGTGAAGCGCTTATTCATAAATGTTATCAGCAAGCATTGGTAAAATTAACTCAAATACCTCATGTTAATAAGGCAGCAATTCAAACTAATCTTTCCTGTAATTTAGATTGGGTGGAAGAGTGTAAGAAAGAAAATTTGGCACTTTGGGCAACATTTCATCCAGAATGGGTATCACGCGAAAGCTTTCTAAATAAATGTTTAGAACTCGATAAGCGAAATGTTCGTTTTAGTGCGGGTGTTGTCGGTTTCCCTCAATTCAAAGATGAAATTGCTGCCTTACGTCGCGAATTACCAAAACACATTTATTTGTGGATTAATGCAGTTAAGCGAGAACTACCGAATTTGTCTGATGAAGACCGGAATTTTTTCGAGTCGATAGATCCGCTGTTTCATCTGAATACTCAGCATTATACGAGCTTAGGTCATAGTTGCCGCGCTGGTAAATCAGCGATTTCAGTTGATGGTGATGGGACGATGCGACGTTGCCACTTTATTAAAGAATTAATTGGTAATATATATGATTTTAATTGGGAAGATCATTTAGGCGATCGCTTTTGCACTAACCAAACTTGTCACTGTCACATAGGTTACGTTAATCTTGAGTATTTACAATTAGAAAAAGTATTTGGTTCTAGCATTTTAGAACGCATCCCTATCAACTTCCAAGCACTAAAATAAAAGTAGCCCTACACACCCGTAACTGTCATGACTATCACCGCTAAACGCTTTACGATAAATGAATATGAACGTTTGGCAGAACTCGGATTTTTCAAAGAGGACGACCGATTTGAGCTAATTAGAGGAGAAATAATCCCAATGGTAGCTAAAGGCAAACCGCACGCAGTTTGTGAGACACGTTTAGAGCGAGAATTATATAAGCTGGTAGGAGAGCGTGCAACGCTGCGAGGGCAACAACCGATTATCATACTAGATTACAGCGAACCTGAACCAGATCGGGTCATTGTCCGCAATCGCGCTGATGATTATCTAGATGCTCATCCCAGTCCTGCTGATATATTACTTTTAATTGAGATTGCTGATTCCTCTTTAAAATATGACCAAGAGGTGAAATTATCACTTTACGCTGAAGCGGGTATTTCAGATTATTGGATATTTAATTTAGTAGATAATTACCTGGAATATTACAGCGAACCTTATCAAAATCTCCCAGATAAATTCGGTTATCGTCGCAAATTTATTTCTTTGCCGAACGAATCAATTAATTTACCGTGTTTTCCCGATTTAACTCTTGATTTATCTAAAATTTTTCCGTAATTAAGTATTTATCTTAACTCGCATACCATACATAAAATAACTCTGCGAACCTTAGCGAAACCTTTGCGCTCCTCTGCGTTAAAAAAATGATTTCGACGGCAATATAATCAATCTCAAATAAATGACTCGTCATGCTATACAATACGCCTGAATATGAGTATTTACCCTCCTCAGAAGAGTTACCTTGCTCGGACGATACCCCTGTGGATAATGAACTACAAAACCTGATTCCCAATTTGTTAAAAGCCATTTTAGCTTTAATTTGGCAAGACCGATGGGACTGGTTTTTTGGTGTTGATATGGGAATGTATGACCGCACAGGTCAAATTCGACGAACTCCGATAATTCCCGATGGTTTCTTAAGTTTAGGAGTACCGCGTCGCAAAAATGATCCGAAAGGACGTTTAAGTTACGTTTTGTTAGAAGAAAATAATATTGCTCCCATTTTGGTGTTGGAACTTGTTTCTCAAACCTACGGGAAAGAATACGAAGATAAAATAACCGCTTATGCTCGGCTGGGTGTGTTGTATTATGTGATTTACAACCCTGAATATTATCAGCGTGACAAGCATCAACCTTTTGAGGTTTATCGCTTAGAAAATGGCGTATATTTGCTTTGTTCGGGTGAACCAGTGTGGATGCCAGAAATAGGTTTGGGAATTGGTAGAGGTCAAGGTGTCCATGAAGGATGGCAGCGTGAGTGGTTATATTGGTTTGACGAACAAGGAAACAGATTCCCCACTCCTGAAGAAGTTGCACAACAGGAAAGTATTCGCGCACAACAGGAAAGACAGCAAAGAGAGTTAGTTGAACAACAAGCAGCAGAAATGCAAGCTTTGTTACAACGGTATCGCGATCGCTTTGGGGAATTGTCTGAGTGATAGAGGTTTAAGCGCTGAAGCGCTTACTACATTTTTTCCATCGCTTGTTGCAAATCTTTGGTTAAGTCAGCAACTGATTGTCTGGCACCTTGACGAGTTGCTTTATACGCTGGATAACGTTCAGAAACCGATATCGGTTCACCGATAGTAATTCTTGCTTTTTGCTTACCTAATTGCGGACGCTTGAAGGGATTGCTGCCTTTAATTCGTGTTACCATATCCCATAAAAGTAAGGTTGTTTCCGCAAACCTTTCTGCTGTCGGTTTTTCTTGAATGTATTTAACTGTAACTGCAACGAAGCTTTCTACTAGTCGCATGTGCCACATTCGCAAATTTGCTTCTTCGGCAATGCGATCGCCTAAAGCTTTTTCCACAGCAGACAGCGCTTTTACATCTTTAAATTCTTCTCTAAATATATAATTCCACCCCGCTTGCTCTACTCGACGACAGCGATCGGTTAAATTTCCTTTGGGGTGCAAATCAAAATATTGCTCTGGTACTTGTAGAACTATATTTAACATCGCTTGCAGTCTAGCTGCTAACGCTTCATTTCTATCGCTTCCTTCAACAATCTTAATATCTGGCAGCTTTTGATGGTAAAACCGCGTGTAAAACTGTTCCATCAAGGACATTAAATGTTCAGCCACATTTAACAACCTCGGATAAAGCGACTCGAAGCTCGGATTACTTTGTCCCACAGGTAAACCGCTAGCAACTTCTAATTGACTTAAAAGATGAGCGATCGCATCCCAAGGCGCTTCAACGTAACTATATTTAATTCCAACTGGTACAATAAAAACTTGTTCCGAGCGTTGTGCTTTCTGCAAATCTTCCGCGCACCAAAAGCTTAATTGCGCGATTCCCGGTTCTAATGGACTGATAAACTCACTCAAACCATTAGTAGCACCTTCTGGTGCCGCCGCCATCGGGAATTTTCCATTTACAAATAATTCCCGTGCCGATCGCAAACCCGTCCAATCAGCTTTACCGCGTTGAATTGGCGTACCACCCAAATTAGAAGCGATCCAACCGACGTAGGAACCTGCCCATAAAGGAATGCCGCGATCGTAGATAAAATGAGCATGAATCGGCGACTCTAGTATTGTACCCTGATAACGTGCTACCTTGGGCACGAGT from Tolypothrix sp. NIES-4075 encodes the following:
- a CDS encoding glycerol acyltransferase codes for the protein MSDVIYQAQPPLEFIPPALNPLFLRFVHLFLPSWMRWKTAIADVEADKVEILVDLYRQFQDGKIRFMLAFRHPKTDDPFCLAYLLSQLVPKVARYQGTILESPIHAHFIYDRGIPLWAGSYVGWIASNLGGTPIQRGKADWTGLRSARELFVNGKFPMAAAPEGATNGLSEFISPLEPGIAQLSFWCAEDLQKAQRSEQVFIVPVGIKYSYVEAPWDAIAHLLSQLEVASGLPVGQSNPSFESLYPRLLNVAEHLMSLMEQFYTRFYHQKLPDIKIVEGSDRNEALAARLQAMLNIVLQVPEQYFDLHPKGNLTDRCRRVEQAGWNYIFREEFKDVKALSAVEKALGDRIAEEANLRMWHMRLVESFVAVTVKYIQEKPTAERFAETTLLLWDMVTRIKGSNPFKRPQLGKQKARITIGEPISVSERYPAYKATRQGARQSVADLTKDLQQAMEKM